The following DNA comes from Methanosarcina vacuolata Z-761.
TAGAAGAGTCCCTCGGTAATTACTTTGAAAAACAGGTGGCTGTAGACCCTGACCACGAGTTTATAATTTATCCTGACCGCAACCTTCGTTTTACTTATGGGCAGTTCAATGAAAGGGTTAATAACCTTGCAAAAGGGCTGTTAGCTATAGGGATAACAAAAGGGGATCATGTAGGAATCTGGGCAAAAAATGTTCCTGATTGGCTTACCTTCATGTTTGCCACGTCAAAGATCGGAGCAGTACTTGTTACTGTAAATACTGCCTACAAGAGCCATGAGGTCGAATATGTGTTAAAACAGTCCGACATGAAGGCCCTGGCTATGATTGATAGCTATAGAGACGTTGATTATCTAGAAATAATTAATGAACTGGTCCCTGAGCTAAAAACCTCTGAGAGAGGGAGATTAAAAAGCAAAAACTTTCCCTATCTTAAGAGTATAATCTACGTAGGACAGGAAAAACACCGTGGTATGTATAACACAAGTGAGCTTCTGCTTCTTGGCAGCCATTATCCCGATGACAATCTCCGCGAGATTATGGCCAGTGTTGACTGTGACGATGTTGTCAATATGCAGTATACATCAGGTACGACAGGTTTTCCTAAAGGAGTCATGCTGACCCATAAAAATATCCTGAATAATGGGCTTTCTATCGGAGACCGCCAGAGGTTCACCTATGTAGACAAACTCTGTTTTCCGGTACCACTTTTCCATTGTTTTGGGATAGTACTCGGAGTTATGGCGGTTCTGACTCACAGAGCAACGCTTGTTATGCTTGAGATTTTTGACCCTCTATTAGTGCTTGCTGCGGTACACAAAGAGAAATGTACAGCTCTTTATGGCGTGCCTACAATGTTTATTGCCGAATATACGCATCCAATGTTTGACATGTTCGACCTATCTTCTCTCAGGACAGGGATTATGGCAGGTTCGACCTGTCCCGTGGAAGCCATGAAAAAGGTCGTAAATGATATGCACTGCTATCAGATTACCAGTGTTTACGGGCTTACGGAAGCTTCTCCCGGTATGACTCAAACTGCTGTGGATGATCCTCTAGAACTCAGGGTCG
Coding sequences within:
- a CDS encoding AMP-binding protein — protein: MNLIEESLGNYFEKQVAVDPDHEFIIYPDRNLRFTYGQFNERVNNLAKGLLAIGITKGDHVGIWAKNVPDWLTFMFATSKIGAVLVTVNTAYKSHEVEYVLKQSDMKALAMIDSYRDVDYLEIINELVPELKTSERGRLKSKNFPYLKSIIYVGQEKHRGMYNTSELLLLGSHYPDDNLREIMASVDCDDVVNMQYTSGTTGFPKGVMLTHKNILNNGLSIGDRQRFTYVDKLCFPVPLFHCFGIVLGVMAVLTHRATLVMLEIFDPLLVLAAVHKEKCTALYGVPTMFIAEYTHPMFDMFDLSSLRTGIMAGSTCPVEAMKKVVNDMHCYQITSVYGLTEASPGMTQTAVDDPLELRVETVGKHFPGVEVRVVDPDTNEPVPSNTVGEICCRGYNIMKGYYKMPEETKKVIDKGGWLHSGDLGTCDENGYYRITGRIKDMIIRGGENIYPREIEELLLTMPGITDVQVVGIPDKKYGEIVGAFVILKKGADLTEADIRDYALSKIARYKVPKHVFIVDEFPLTASGKIQKYRLRELAAELINKQGKDSN